From a region of the Micropterus dolomieu isolate WLL.071019.BEF.003 ecotype Adirondacks linkage group LG21, ASM2129224v1, whole genome shotgun sequence genome:
- the ido1 gene encoding indoleamine 2,3-dioxygenase 1 isoform X2, which translates to MAAAESDSKSLFSLDSYHVSEELGFILPDPLEELPPYYQPWMDIALRVPELVQSHELRFHVNKMPLLSSQFLQKHRELRLAHLALSVMTMGYAWQEGENNPVEMLPHNLAVPYWEVSQRLGLPPILTHADAVLANWRKKDPEGPFDVENLALLVSLPGGDSVRGFFMVTLLVELAALPALRNIPTVINGVRCGDTEAVARALEDISQSLQDMTDALKLMHVYVEPSIFYGIMRIYLSGWKDNPCMPKGLVYEGVQTEPMEFSGGSAAQSSLLHCFDELLGVKHEAKSGAFLTRMRNYMPPAHKQLIQDISLQPSLKSFVQQQASEGLHEAFQQCVTKLLGLRSYHINVVSRFITVPAARARQLRNQSQDLEAETIGTAPTALEERGTGGSCIMTFLKTVRDQTKEAFLPETSKEMNRHS; encoded by the exons ATGGCTGCTGCTGAATCCGACTCcaaatctcttttctctctggACTCCTACCATGTCTCTGAGGAGCTTGGCTTCATCCTCCCTGATCCTCTG GAAGAGCTCCCACCGTATTACCAGCCATGGATGGATATTGCCCTGCGAGTCCCAGAGCTTGTGCAGTCTCACGAGTTGCGCTTCCATGTCAACAAG ATGCCGCTGCTGAGCAGCCAGTTTCTGCAGAAACACCGGGAGTTACGGCTGGCCCACCTGGCCCTCAGCGTGATGACCATGGGCTACGCCTGGCAGGAGGGAGAGAACAACCCAGTTGAG ATGCTGCCGCATAACCTGGCCGTTCCATACTGGGAGGTGTCACAGCGCTTAGGGCTTCCCCCAATTCTCACCCATGCAGACGCTGTACTGGCTAACTGGAGGAAGAAGGATCCAGAGGG ACCTTTTGACGTGGA GAACCTGGCGCTGCTGGTCAGCCTCCCAGGTGGAGACAGTGTTCGAGGTTTCTTTATGGTTACTCTGCTGGTGGAGCTGGCAGCACTCCCAGCACTAAGG AACATTCCCACTGTGATCAATGGCGTCAGGTGTGGCGACACTGAGGCTGTGGCCAGAGCCCTGGAGGATATCAGTCAGTCATTACAGGACATGACAGATGCACTCAAACTGATGCATG TATATGTGGAGCCTTCGATCTTCTATGGCATTATGAGGATCTACCTGTCTGG GTGGAAAGACAACCCATGTATGCCAAAGGGGTTGGTTTATGAAGGGGTCCAGACGGAACCAATGGAGTTCTCAGGTGGGAGTGCTGCACAGAGCAGCCTGCTGCACTGCTTTGATGAACTTCTAGGAGTCAAACATGAAGCAAAAAGTG GTGCCTTTCTAACCCGCATGAGGAACTACATGCCACCTGCTCACAAGCAACTGATCCAGGACATCTCGTTGCAACCCTCCCTAAAGAGTTTTGTCCAGCAGCAGGCTAGCGAGGGGCTACACGAGGCTTTCCAGCAGTGTGTCACAAAACTGTTGGGTTTGCGCAGCTACCACATCAATGTTGTCAGCCGTTTCATCACTGTACCCGCTGCCCGCGCCCGACAACTTCGTAACCAGAGCCAGGATTTAGAGGCGGAGACGATTGGCACAGCACCCACGGCATTGGAGGAGAGGGGCACTGGTGGCTCTTGCATCATGACCTTCCTTAAGACTGTTAGAGACCAAACAAAAGAGGCCTTCCTGCCTGAGACAAGCAAAGAAATGAATCGCCACAGCTGA
- the ido1 gene encoding indoleamine 2,3-dioxygenase 1 isoform X4 — protein sequence MAAAESDSKSLFSLDSYHVSEELGFILPDPLMPLLSSQFLQKHRELRLAHLALSVMTMGYAWQEGENNPVEMLPHNLAVPYWEVSQRLGLPPILTHADAVLANWRKKDPEGPFDVENLALLVSLPGGDSVRGFFMVTLLVELAALPALRNIPTVINGVRCGDTEAVARALEDISQSLQDMTDALKLMHVYVEPSIFYGIMRIYLSGWKDNPCMPKGLVYEGVQTEPMEFSGGSAAQSSLLHCFDELLGVKHEAKSGAFLTRMRNYMPPAHKQLIQDISLQPSLKSFVQQQASEGLHEAFQQCVTKLLGLRSYHINVVSRFITVPAARARQLRNQSQDLEAETIGTAPTALEERGTGGSCIMTFLKTVRDQTKEAFLPETSKEMNRHS from the exons ATGGCTGCTGCTGAATCCGACTCcaaatctcttttctctctggACTCCTACCATGTCTCTGAGGAGCTTGGCTTCATCCTCCCTGATCCTCTG ATGCCGCTGCTGAGCAGCCAGTTTCTGCAGAAACACCGGGAGTTACGGCTGGCCCACCTGGCCCTCAGCGTGATGACCATGGGCTACGCCTGGCAGGAGGGAGAGAACAACCCAGTTGAG ATGCTGCCGCATAACCTGGCCGTTCCATACTGGGAGGTGTCACAGCGCTTAGGGCTTCCCCCAATTCTCACCCATGCAGACGCTGTACTGGCTAACTGGAGGAAGAAGGATCCAGAGGG ACCTTTTGACGTGGA GAACCTGGCGCTGCTGGTCAGCCTCCCAGGTGGAGACAGTGTTCGAGGTTTCTTTATGGTTACTCTGCTGGTGGAGCTGGCAGCACTCCCAGCACTAAGG AACATTCCCACTGTGATCAATGGCGTCAGGTGTGGCGACACTGAGGCTGTGGCCAGAGCCCTGGAGGATATCAGTCAGTCATTACAGGACATGACAGATGCACTCAAACTGATGCATG TATATGTGGAGCCTTCGATCTTCTATGGCATTATGAGGATCTACCTGTCTGG GTGGAAAGACAACCCATGTATGCCAAAGGGGTTGGTTTATGAAGGGGTCCAGACGGAACCAATGGAGTTCTCAGGTGGGAGTGCTGCACAGAGCAGCCTGCTGCACTGCTTTGATGAACTTCTAGGAGTCAAACATGAAGCAAAAAGTG GTGCCTTTCTAACCCGCATGAGGAACTACATGCCACCTGCTCACAAGCAACTGATCCAGGACATCTCGTTGCAACCCTCCCTAAAGAGTTTTGTCCAGCAGCAGGCTAGCGAGGGGCTACACGAGGCTTTCCAGCAGTGTGTCACAAAACTGTTGGGTTTGCGCAGCTACCACATCAATGTTGTCAGCCGTTTCATCACTGTACCCGCTGCCCGCGCCCGACAACTTCGTAACCAGAGCCAGGATTTAGAGGCGGAGACGATTGGCACAGCACCCACGGCATTGGAGGAGAGGGGCACTGGTGGCTCTTGCATCATGACCTTCCTTAAGACTGTTAGAGACCAAACAAAAGAGGCCTTCCTGCCTGAGACAAGCAAAGAAATGAATCGCCACAGCTGA
- the ido1 gene encoding indoleamine 2,3-dioxygenase 1 isoform X1: MAAAESDSKSLFSLDSYHVSEELGFILPDPLEELPPYYQPWMDIALRVPELVQSHELRFHVNKVSEDNKPTKTFEKPWFSVDTLSVQMPLLSSQFLQKHRELRLAHLALSVMTMGYAWQEGENNPVEMLPHNLAVPYWEVSQRLGLPPILTHADAVLANWRKKDPEGPFDVENLALLVSLPGGDSVRGFFMVTLLVELAALPALRNIPTVINGVRCGDTEAVARALEDISQSLQDMTDALKLMHVYVEPSIFYGIMRIYLSGWKDNPCMPKGLVYEGVQTEPMEFSGGSAAQSSLLHCFDELLGVKHEAKSGAFLTRMRNYMPPAHKQLIQDISLQPSLKSFVQQQASEGLHEAFQQCVTKLLGLRSYHINVVSRFITVPAARARQLRNQSQDLEAETIGTAPTALEERGTGGSCIMTFLKTVRDQTKEAFLPETSKEMNRHS, translated from the exons ATGGCTGCTGCTGAATCCGACTCcaaatctcttttctctctggACTCCTACCATGTCTCTGAGGAGCTTGGCTTCATCCTCCCTGATCCTCTG GAAGAGCTCCCACCGTATTACCAGCCATGGATGGATATTGCCCTGCGAGTCCCAGAGCTTGTGCAGTCTCACGAGTTGCGCTTCCATGTCAACAAGGTAAGTGAGGACAATAAACCGACAAAGACATTTGAAAAGCCATGGTTCAGTGTTGATACTCTGTCTGTCCAGATGCCGCTGCTGAGCAGCCAGTTTCTGCAGAAACACCGGGAGTTACGGCTGGCCCACCTGGCCCTCAGCGTGATGACCATGGGCTACGCCTGGCAGGAGGGAGAGAACAACCCAGTTGAG ATGCTGCCGCATAACCTGGCCGTTCCATACTGGGAGGTGTCACAGCGCTTAGGGCTTCCCCCAATTCTCACCCATGCAGACGCTGTACTGGCTAACTGGAGGAAGAAGGATCCAGAGGG ACCTTTTGACGTGGA GAACCTGGCGCTGCTGGTCAGCCTCCCAGGTGGAGACAGTGTTCGAGGTTTCTTTATGGTTACTCTGCTGGTGGAGCTGGCAGCACTCCCAGCACTAAGG AACATTCCCACTGTGATCAATGGCGTCAGGTGTGGCGACACTGAGGCTGTGGCCAGAGCCCTGGAGGATATCAGTCAGTCATTACAGGACATGACAGATGCACTCAAACTGATGCATG TATATGTGGAGCCTTCGATCTTCTATGGCATTATGAGGATCTACCTGTCTGG GTGGAAAGACAACCCATGTATGCCAAAGGGGTTGGTTTATGAAGGGGTCCAGACGGAACCAATGGAGTTCTCAGGTGGGAGTGCTGCACAGAGCAGCCTGCTGCACTGCTTTGATGAACTTCTAGGAGTCAAACATGAAGCAAAAAGTG GTGCCTTTCTAACCCGCATGAGGAACTACATGCCACCTGCTCACAAGCAACTGATCCAGGACATCTCGTTGCAACCCTCCCTAAAGAGTTTTGTCCAGCAGCAGGCTAGCGAGGGGCTACACGAGGCTTTCCAGCAGTGTGTCACAAAACTGTTGGGTTTGCGCAGCTACCACATCAATGTTGTCAGCCGTTTCATCACTGTACCCGCTGCCCGCGCCCGACAACTTCGTAACCAGAGCCAGGATTTAGAGGCGGAGACGATTGGCACAGCACCCACGGCATTGGAGGAGAGGGGCACTGGTGGCTCTTGCATCATGACCTTCCTTAAGACTGTTAGAGACCAAACAAAAGAGGCCTTCCTGCCTGAGACAAGCAAAGAAATGAATCGCCACAGCTGA
- the ido1 gene encoding indoleamine 2,3-dioxygenase 1 isoform X5, translated as MDIALRVPELVQSHELRFHVNKMPLLSSQFLQKHRELRLAHLALSVMTMGYAWQEGENNPVEMLPHNLAVPYWEVSQRLGLPPILTHADAVLANWRKKDPEGPFDVENLALLVSLPGGDSVRGFFMVTLLVELAALPALRNIPTVINGVRCGDTEAVARALEDISQSLQDMTDALKLMHVYVEPSIFYGIMRIYLSGWKDNPCMPKGLVYEGVQTEPMEFSGGSAAQSSLLHCFDELLGVKHEAKSGAFLTRMRNYMPPAHKQLIQDISLQPSLKSFVQQQASEGLHEAFQQCVTKLLGLRSYHINVVSRFITVPAARARQLRNQSQDLEAETIGTAPTALEERGTGGSCIMTFLKTVRDQTKEAFLPETSKEMNRHS; from the exons ATGGATATTGCCCTGCGAGTCCCAGAGCTTGTGCAGTCTCACGAGTTGCGCTTCCATGTCAACAAG ATGCCGCTGCTGAGCAGCCAGTTTCTGCAGAAACACCGGGAGTTACGGCTGGCCCACCTGGCCCTCAGCGTGATGACCATGGGCTACGCCTGGCAGGAGGGAGAGAACAACCCAGTTGAG ATGCTGCCGCATAACCTGGCCGTTCCATACTGGGAGGTGTCACAGCGCTTAGGGCTTCCCCCAATTCTCACCCATGCAGACGCTGTACTGGCTAACTGGAGGAAGAAGGATCCAGAGGG ACCTTTTGACGTGGA GAACCTGGCGCTGCTGGTCAGCCTCCCAGGTGGAGACAGTGTTCGAGGTTTCTTTATGGTTACTCTGCTGGTGGAGCTGGCAGCACTCCCAGCACTAAGG AACATTCCCACTGTGATCAATGGCGTCAGGTGTGGCGACACTGAGGCTGTGGCCAGAGCCCTGGAGGATATCAGTCAGTCATTACAGGACATGACAGATGCACTCAAACTGATGCATG TATATGTGGAGCCTTCGATCTTCTATGGCATTATGAGGATCTACCTGTCTGG GTGGAAAGACAACCCATGTATGCCAAAGGGGTTGGTTTATGAAGGGGTCCAGACGGAACCAATGGAGTTCTCAGGTGGGAGTGCTGCACAGAGCAGCCTGCTGCACTGCTTTGATGAACTTCTAGGAGTCAAACATGAAGCAAAAAGTG GTGCCTTTCTAACCCGCATGAGGAACTACATGCCACCTGCTCACAAGCAACTGATCCAGGACATCTCGTTGCAACCCTCCCTAAAGAGTTTTGTCCAGCAGCAGGCTAGCGAGGGGCTACACGAGGCTTTCCAGCAGTGTGTCACAAAACTGTTGGGTTTGCGCAGCTACCACATCAATGTTGTCAGCCGTTTCATCACTGTACCCGCTGCCCGCGCCCGACAACTTCGTAACCAGAGCCAGGATTTAGAGGCGGAGACGATTGGCACAGCACCCACGGCATTGGAGGAGAGGGGCACTGGTGGCTCTTGCATCATGACCTTCCTTAAGACTGTTAGAGACCAAACAAAAGAGGCCTTCCTGCCTGAGACAAGCAAAGAAATGAATCGCCACAGCTGA
- the ido1 gene encoding indoleamine 2,3-dioxygenase 1 isoform X3 produces MDIALRVPELVQSHELRFHVNKVSEDNKPTKTFEKPWFSVDTLSVQMPLLSSQFLQKHRELRLAHLALSVMTMGYAWQEGENNPVEMLPHNLAVPYWEVSQRLGLPPILTHADAVLANWRKKDPEGPFDVENLALLVSLPGGDSVRGFFMVTLLVELAALPALRNIPTVINGVRCGDTEAVARALEDISQSLQDMTDALKLMHVYVEPSIFYGIMRIYLSGWKDNPCMPKGLVYEGVQTEPMEFSGGSAAQSSLLHCFDELLGVKHEAKSGAFLTRMRNYMPPAHKQLIQDISLQPSLKSFVQQQASEGLHEAFQQCVTKLLGLRSYHINVVSRFITVPAARARQLRNQSQDLEAETIGTAPTALEERGTGGSCIMTFLKTVRDQTKEAFLPETSKEMNRHS; encoded by the exons ATGGATATTGCCCTGCGAGTCCCAGAGCTTGTGCAGTCTCACGAGTTGCGCTTCCATGTCAACAAGGTAAGTGAGGACAATAAACCGACAAAGACATTTGAAAAGCCATGGTTCAGTGTTGATACTCTGTCTGTCCAGATGCCGCTGCTGAGCAGCCAGTTTCTGCAGAAACACCGGGAGTTACGGCTGGCCCACCTGGCCCTCAGCGTGATGACCATGGGCTACGCCTGGCAGGAGGGAGAGAACAACCCAGTTGAG ATGCTGCCGCATAACCTGGCCGTTCCATACTGGGAGGTGTCACAGCGCTTAGGGCTTCCCCCAATTCTCACCCATGCAGACGCTGTACTGGCTAACTGGAGGAAGAAGGATCCAGAGGG ACCTTTTGACGTGGA GAACCTGGCGCTGCTGGTCAGCCTCCCAGGTGGAGACAGTGTTCGAGGTTTCTTTATGGTTACTCTGCTGGTGGAGCTGGCAGCACTCCCAGCACTAAGG AACATTCCCACTGTGATCAATGGCGTCAGGTGTGGCGACACTGAGGCTGTGGCCAGAGCCCTGGAGGATATCAGTCAGTCATTACAGGACATGACAGATGCACTCAAACTGATGCATG TATATGTGGAGCCTTCGATCTTCTATGGCATTATGAGGATCTACCTGTCTGG GTGGAAAGACAACCCATGTATGCCAAAGGGGTTGGTTTATGAAGGGGTCCAGACGGAACCAATGGAGTTCTCAGGTGGGAGTGCTGCACAGAGCAGCCTGCTGCACTGCTTTGATGAACTTCTAGGAGTCAAACATGAAGCAAAAAGTG GTGCCTTTCTAACCCGCATGAGGAACTACATGCCACCTGCTCACAAGCAACTGATCCAGGACATCTCGTTGCAACCCTCCCTAAAGAGTTTTGTCCAGCAGCAGGCTAGCGAGGGGCTACACGAGGCTTTCCAGCAGTGTGTCACAAAACTGTTGGGTTTGCGCAGCTACCACATCAATGTTGTCAGCCGTTTCATCACTGTACCCGCTGCCCGCGCCCGACAACTTCGTAACCAGAGCCAGGATTTAGAGGCGGAGACGATTGGCACAGCACCCACGGCATTGGAGGAGAGGGGCACTGGTGGCTCTTGCATCATGACCTTCCTTAAGACTGTTAGAGACCAAACAAAAGAGGCCTTCCTGCCTGAGACAAGCAAAGAAATGAATCGCCACAGCTGA